Proteins found in one Pelobates fuscus isolate aPelFus1 chromosome 10, aPelFus1.pri, whole genome shotgun sequence genomic segment:
- the EXOSC1 gene encoding exosome complex component CSL4, whose protein sequence is MAPARCCVPGERLCSLEDCSPGYGTYCKHGYIFSSLSGYVVKKTDNGLLPVISVVRDTDSHLLPDIGSIVTCKVMSINARFAKVQIMYIGSTALKTTFRGTIRKEDIRATEKDKVEVYKSFRPGDIVVSKVISLGDAQSNYLLTTAENELGVVVAHSEAGASMVPISWCEMQCPKTHIKEQRKVARVQPEFLQT, encoded by the exons GAGAAAGATTATGCAGCCTTGAGGATTGTTCTCCTGGTTATGGCACATATTGCAAGCATGGCTACATTTTTTCCTCCCTTTCTGGATACGTAGTAAAGAAAACGGACAATGGCCTG TTGCCAGTTATTTCTGTAGTGCGAGACACTGACTCACATCTTCTGCCAGATATAGGTTCTATCGTAACATGCAAG GTGATGAGCATTAATGCCAGGTTTGCTAAAGTTCAGATCATGTATATTGGATCAACAGCTCTGAAGACAACGTTTAGAGGCACTATAAG gAAAGAGGATATCAGAGCAACTGAAAAAGACAAG GTGGAGGTATACAAAAGTTTTCGTCCGGGAGATATTGTTGTGTCCAAAGTA ATATCTCTGGGAGATGCACAGTCTAATTATCTTTTAACCACAGCTGAGAATGAGCTTGGAGTGGTGGTGGCGCACAGTGAAGCAG GTGCAAGCATGGTTCCCATCAGCTGGTGTGAGATGCAGTGCCCAAAGACTCACATCAAAGAACAGCGGAAGGTGGCAAGAGTCCAGCCAGAGTTTCTTCAAACATAG